A part of Streptomyces sp. DSM 40750 genomic DNA contains:
- a CDS encoding transcriptional regulator, producing MPALPDALAETLTRLDTRIAETGADRDLLLDVRTLAERTALGEDEVRVLLDGGEASADRVDDRVRGRVRALHEAYVARSGKRAGEVCKEVAARLSISPEWARQLLLGKKMPNVPDLTELAGFFGIEEGVRFFTDPAATVLNRELHRVLAGLEGDSDDGPLVEFATRHGVVTLALRGHRLTRRKQEALTVMLEGLLGVHDDEEEVGR from the coding sequence GTGCCCGCCCTGCCCGACGCCCTTGCCGAGACCCTGACGCGACTCGACACCCGCATCGCGGAGACCGGTGCCGACCGGGATCTGCTCCTCGACGTGCGGACGCTGGCGGAACGTACCGCCCTCGGCGAGGACGAGGTGCGGGTGCTGCTGGACGGGGGCGAAGCGTCGGCCGACCGGGTCGACGACCGGGTGCGGGGGCGGGTGCGGGCGCTGCACGAGGCGTATGTCGCGCGGAGCGGGAAGCGGGCCGGTGAGGTCTGCAAGGAGGTCGCGGCGCGGCTCTCGATCAGCCCCGAGTGGGCCCGCCAGCTGCTGCTCGGCAAGAAGATGCCGAACGTGCCGGATCTGACCGAACTCGCCGGGTTCTTCGGGATCGAGGAGGGCGTCCGGTTCTTCACCGACCCGGCCGCCACCGTCCTGAACCGCGAACTCCACCGCGTACTGGCGGGACTTGAGGGCGACTCGGACGACGGGCCGCTGGTCGAGTTCGCCACCCGGCACGGGGTCGTCACGCTCGCGCTGCGCGGCCATCGGCTGACCCGGCGCAAGCAGGAGGCCCTCACTGTCATGCTCGAAGGGCTGCTCGGCGTCCACGACGACGAGGAGGAGGTCGGGCGATGA
- a CDS encoding ATP-binding protein — MRQFAFDARRPVPGPIDTHREEATVMPGEEAAAMPDGETDGGAGASDGPGGDHHPGIAPETLLLKRHFTGETLPQVRAQVEDTAAAEGLGGVRLGEFTLAVSEIAANAVEHAGGHGRLELRRLPHELECRITDNGPGFILTIPELLPGLTESCRGRGLWLAHLVTDRLTVTTDATGAGAEVTLAVRLG; from the coding sequence GTGCGGCAGTTCGCCTTTGACGCCCGACGCCCCGTGCCCGGGCCCATCGACACCCATCGCGAGGAGGCGACCGTGATGCCGGGCGAGGAGGCGGCCGCGATGCCGGACGGGGAGACTGACGGCGGAGCCGGTGCGAGCGACGGCCCGGGTGGTGACCACCACCCCGGCATCGCCCCCGAAACGCTCTTGCTGAAACGCCACTTCACCGGCGAGACCCTCCCCCAGGTGCGCGCCCAGGTCGAGGACACAGCCGCCGCGGAGGGCCTCGGCGGAGTACGCCTCGGCGAGTTCACCCTCGCCGTCAGCGAGATCGCCGCCAACGCCGTCGAACACGCCGGCGGCCACGGCCGCCTCGAACTCCGCCGCCTCCCGCACGAACTGGAGTGCCGCATCACCGACAACGGCCCCGGCTTCATCCTCACCATCCCCGAACTCCTCCCCGGCCTCACGGAGAGCTGCCGCGGCCGCGGCCTGTGGCTGGCCCACCTGGTCACGGACCGACTGACGGTGACGACGGACGCGACGGGGGCGGGGGCGGAGGTGACGCTGGCGGTGCGGCTGGGGTGA
- a CDS encoding calcium-binding protein — MTGCAYACHGGADHDTLTGGGNEDGNANALYGDSGNDTLRGRAGDDVLYGGKGHDKLYGEQGNDKLYGNSGNDVLYGGQGKDTLSGGAGRNKL, encoded by the coding sequence ATGACCGGCTGCGCCTACGCGTGCCACGGCGGCGCCGACCACGACACCCTCACCGGCGGTGGCAACGAGGACGGCAACGCGAACGCCCTCTACGGCGACTCCGGCAACGACACCCTGCGCGGCAGGGCCGGCGACGACGTCCTCTACGGCGGCAAGGGCCACGACAAGCTGTACGGCGAGCAGGGCAACGACAAGCTCTACGGCAACAGCGGGAACGACGTGCTCTACGGCGGCCAGGGCAAGGACACGCTCTCCGGTGGCGCCGGCCGCAACAAGCTGTAG
- a CDS encoding pyridoxal phosphate-dependent aminotransferase, whose amino-acid sequence MADNVTSLFRSTAAHSPSMAALTREGGEGAGPVDFCIPCNPYFPTPAMFDDMAGKLRDIITYYPSSADTITAELCNLLQLPPQCVAMGNGSTELITWLDHLMVRESLAVPVPTFGRWTDQPMETGKRVDMFPLQESSGFALDLAQYAEFIRARGTRVAVICNPNNPDGGFLHRHALVQFMDAMADLDLIVIDESFLEFADAESEPSTVQDAVMRPNVVVLRSLGKNFGLHGIRFGYLVANPALAGKVRSMLPKWNLNSFAEHVVFMLKNHGAEYMESLHQVRRDRLDMARQLSALPGLTVYPSQGNFLFVRLPVGAEGTVVRDRLLTEHRILVRECGNKVGSSSRFLRLVVRPQVDVRRLVSGLESVLYGSRRGAAVPELSTGTSYSSGTAAVDRLMGETSGTGMHNLAAQAMSMPAPAPAASMQFASPAPAPAASMQFASPAPAPAAPMQFASPAQAPAPAPAPMPMPTPAPMPAAPAAGMPAPGLQPVAQTGMPGLAAAAQGRRANGAAQGLTAAQVRGRTQPEPLEEPQGWPAAGAVYNQVG is encoded by the coding sequence CACGCCCGCCATGTTCGACGACATGGCGGGCAAGCTGCGGGACATCATCACGTACTACCCGAGCAGCGCCGACACGATCACGGCTGAGCTGTGCAATCTGCTCCAACTGCCGCCTCAGTGCGTGGCGATGGGCAACGGCTCCACCGAACTCATCACCTGGCTCGACCACCTGATGGTCCGTGAGTCCCTCGCCGTCCCCGTCCCCACCTTCGGCCGCTGGACCGACCAGCCGATGGAGACCGGCAAGCGGGTCGACATGTTCCCGCTCCAGGAGTCCAGCGGCTTCGCCCTGGACCTCGCGCAGTACGCCGAGTTCATCCGCGCCCGCGGCACCCGGGTCGCCGTCATCTGCAACCCGAACAACCCCGACGGCGGCTTCCTGCACCGGCACGCGCTGGTGCAGTTCATGGACGCGATGGCCGACCTGGACCTGATCGTCATCGACGAGTCGTTCCTGGAGTTCGCCGACGCGGAGTCCGAGCCCAGCACGGTCCAGGACGCGGTCATGCGGCCCAACGTGGTCGTGCTGCGCAGCCTCGGCAAGAACTTCGGTCTGCACGGCATCCGCTTCGGCTACCTGGTCGCCAACCCCGCCCTCGCCGGCAAGGTCCGCTCGATGCTGCCGAAGTGGAACCTCAACTCCTTCGCCGAGCACGTGGTGTTCATGCTGAAGAACCACGGCGCCGAGTACATGGAGAGCCTGCACCAGGTCCGCCGGGACCGGCTGGACATGGCCCGCCAGCTCTCCGCCCTCCCCGGGCTGACGGTCTACCCGTCGCAGGGGAACTTCCTCTTCGTGCGCCTTCCCGTCGGCGCCGAGGGCACCGTGGTCCGGGACCGCCTGCTCACCGAGCACCGGATCCTGGTCCGCGAGTGCGGCAACAAGGTCGGCTCGTCCAGTCGCTTCCTGCGACTCGTGGTCCGGCCCCAGGTGGACGTGCGTCGCCTGGTGTCAGGCCTGGAGTCGGTTCTCTACGGGTCCAGGAGGGGAGCCGCCGTACCTGAGCTGAGCACCGGGACCAGCTACAGCTCGGGTACGGCGGCCGTGGACAGACTGATGGGCGAGACCAGCGGCACCGGGATGCACAACCTCGCCGCGCAGGCCATGAGCATGCCCGCCCCGGCCCCCGCCGCCTCCATGCAGTTCGCGTCCCCGGCCCCGGCCCCGGCCGCCTCGATGCAGTTCGCGTCCCCCGCGCCGGCCCCGGCCGCCCCCATGCAGTTCGCCTCCCCCGCGCAGGCTCCCGCCCCGGCCCCCGCCCCCATGCCGATGCCCACTCCGGCCCCGATGCCCGCCGCGCCGGCCGCCGGCATGCCCGCGCCCGGCCTCCAGCCCGTCGCCCAGACCGGCATGCCCGGCCTCGCGGCCGCCGCCCAGGGCCGGCGCGCGAACGGCGCCGCCCAGGGTCTGACCGCCGCCCAGGTACGCGGCCGTACGCAGCCGGAGCCGCTGGAGGAGCCGCAGGGGTGGCCTGCGGCGGGGGCGGTGTACAACCAGGTGGGGTGA
- a CDS encoding AfsR/SARP family transcriptional regulator, whose product MVLDFTVLGRLGACRDGEPVCLGSARQSGVLAALLVDTGTPVTVSQLLDRVWADSPPQRGADALYTYLSRLRRVLGDDAGIVRRAGGFVLTVEPSAVDFHRFHDLLARARRATAPATATDLFERALALWRGEPFAGVDTPWFNALRSALESELHAARLDLTDLQLRAGRHGEILAALHVRTKEHPLDERLAGQLMLALAQSGRAADALEHYRTTRGLLAEELGIDPGLPLRRLHERILAGELEPPETPVEWRGAVAERRRAVAERRRAMAAPSSRLRRGRTRVRRPDRERIVLRLGIGPGLPDSARGTTAR is encoded by the coding sequence GTGGTGCTGGATTTCACTGTGCTCGGAAGATTAGGAGCGTGTCGGGACGGAGAGCCGGTCTGTCTGGGATCGGCCCGGCAGAGCGGCGTGCTCGCGGCCCTGCTCGTGGACACCGGAACCCCGGTGACCGTGTCCCAGCTACTCGACCGGGTCTGGGCGGACAGCCCGCCGCAGCGCGGCGCCGACGCGCTCTACACCTATCTCTCCCGGCTCCGCCGGGTGCTCGGCGACGACGCCGGGATCGTTCGCCGGGCCGGCGGATTCGTGCTCACCGTCGAGCCGTCCGCCGTCGATTTCCACCGCTTCCACGACCTGCTCGCCCGGGCCCGCCGCGCCACCGCCCCGGCCACCGCCACCGACCTCTTCGAACGCGCCCTTGCCCTGTGGCGGGGCGAGCCCTTCGCGGGCGTGGACACCCCCTGGTTCAACGCGCTCCGGAGCGCCCTGGAGTCGGAACTCCACGCCGCCCGGCTCGACCTGACGGATCTTCAACTGCGCGCCGGACGCCACGGCGAGATACTGGCCGCCCTCCACGTCCGTACCAAGGAGCACCCCCTCGACGAGCGCCTCGCCGGCCAGCTGATGCTCGCCCTCGCCCAGTCCGGGCGCGCCGCCGACGCCCTGGAGCACTACCGCACCACCCGCGGCCTCCTCGCCGAGGAACTCGGCATCGATCCCGGGCTGCCGCTGCGGAGGCTCCATGAACGGATCCTGGCGGGGGAGTTGGAGCCGCCGGAGACCCCGGTCGAGTGGCGGGGCGCGGTGGCCGAGCGGAGGAGGGCGGTGGCCGAGCGGAGGCGGGCGATGGCCGCTCCCTCCAGCCGCCTTCGCCGGGGGCGCACTCGCGTACGCAGGCCGGATCGAGAACGAATCGTTCTTCGACTGGGCATCGGGCCCGGGCTCCCTGATTCCGCTCGGGGGACCACGGCTCGGTGA
- a CDS encoding sulfite exporter TauE/SafE family protein, which produces MRTLVLLALAGLGAQLVDGSLGMAYGVTSTTLLLAMGTNPAASSATVHLAEIGTTLMSGAAHWRFGNVDWKVVARIGVPGAAGAFLGATVLSWLSTEVAGPVMSLILLGLGLYVLSRFTLRGLPEERLGRPLRKRFLSPLGLVAGFLDATGGGGWGPVGTPALLASGRMEPRKVIGSIDTSEFLVAVAASLGFLLSLGSQGLDWAWVAAFLLGGLVAAPIAAWLVRLVPPRVLGSAVGGVIIATNVRTLLKSDWIAASSSVSTVVYVAVYALWAAALTYSIRAHLREKAAEPTAEERQPVTA; this is translated from the coding sequence ATGCGGACGCTGGTACTGCTCGCGCTGGCGGGCCTGGGTGCCCAGCTCGTGGACGGCAGCCTGGGCATGGCCTACGGCGTGACCTCGACCACGCTGCTGCTCGCGATGGGCACGAACCCGGCCGCCTCCTCGGCCACGGTGCACCTCGCCGAGATCGGCACGACCCTGATGTCGGGTGCCGCGCACTGGCGGTTCGGGAACGTGGACTGGAAGGTCGTCGCCAGGATCGGCGTACCGGGCGCGGCGGGCGCGTTCCTCGGCGCCACGGTCCTGTCGTGGCTGTCCACCGAGGTCGCCGGGCCGGTGATGTCGCTGATCCTGCTGGGCCTCGGCCTCTACGTCCTGTCCCGCTTCACCCTGCGTGGCCTGCCCGAGGAACGCCTCGGCCGGCCGCTGCGGAAGAGGTTCCTGTCGCCGCTGGGCCTCGTCGCCGGCTTCCTCGACGCGACCGGCGGGGGCGGCTGGGGTCCGGTCGGCACGCCCGCACTCCTCGCGAGCGGCCGTATGGAACCCCGTAAGGTCATCGGCTCGATCGACACGAGCGAGTTCCTCGTCGCCGTAGCCGCCAGCCTCGGGTTCCTCCTCTCCCTCGGCTCCCAGGGCCTCGACTGGGCCTGGGTGGCCGCCTTCCTCCTCGGCGGCTTGGTCGCCGCGCCGATCGCCGCCTGGCTGGTCCGCCTGGTCCCGCCGAGGGTGCTGGGCTCGGCGGTGGGCGGAGTCATCATCGCGACGAACGTCCGCACGCTCCTCAAGAGCGACTGGATCGCGGCGTCGAGTTCCGTGAGCACGGTCGTCTACGTCGCGGTGTACGCACTGTGGGCGGCGGCCCTGACGTACTCGATCCGCGCCCACCTCAGGGAGAAGGCGGCGGAGCCGACGGCCGAGGAGCGGCAGCCGGTGACGGCGTAG
- the arfA gene encoding arabinosylfuranosidase ArfA, producing MTRTARFTLDPAFLVGEVSPRLFGSFVEHLGRCVYTGVYEPDHPAADEAGLRTDVLDLVRELGVTTIRYPGGNFVSGYKWEDSVGPVEDRPRRLDLAWRSTETNRFGLSEYIAFLKKVGPQAEPMMALNLGTRGVAEALELQEYANHPAGTALSDLRAAHGDKDPFGINLWCLGNEMDGPWQTGHKTAREYGRIAAETARAMRQIDPDVELVACGSSSQSMPTFAEWEATVLAETYDLVDYISLHAYYWPTDGDYDSFLASAVDMESFIENVIATADHVGAKLKSKKRINLSFDEWNVWYLQEWEDSAKADPLNWPEAPRLLEDKYSVMDAVVFGSLLIALLRHADRVTVACLAQLVNVIAPIMTEPGGPAWRQTTFFPFAQASKYGRGQVLDVRVDSPTYETKKYGEADLLHATAVRAEDGSVTVFAVNRSRTEALPLEVALNGLELTRVVEHSVLADADPDARNTLEEPERVAPRVVEGAALQEGVLSVVLEPLSWNVIRLG from the coding sequence ATGACCCGCACCGCCCGCTTCACCCTCGACCCCGCCTTCCTGGTCGGCGAGGTCAGTCCTCGACTCTTCGGCTCCTTCGTCGAGCACCTCGGCCGCTGCGTCTACACAGGGGTCTACGAACCGGACCACCCGGCCGCCGACGAGGCGGGTCTGCGCACCGATGTGCTGGACCTGGTCCGGGAGTTGGGCGTCACCACGATCCGCTACCCCGGCGGCAACTTCGTCTCCGGCTACAAGTGGGAGGACTCCGTAGGCCCCGTCGAGGACCGCCCCCGCCGCCTCGACCTCGCCTGGCGCTCCACCGAGACCAACCGCTTCGGCCTCTCCGAGTACATCGCCTTCCTGAAGAAGGTCGGCCCCCAGGCCGAGCCCATGATGGCCCTCAACCTCGGCACGCGCGGTGTCGCCGAGGCCCTCGAACTCCAGGAGTACGCCAACCACCCCGCCGGCACCGCCCTCTCCGACCTCCGCGCCGCCCACGGCGACAAGGACCCCTTCGGCATCAACCTCTGGTGCCTCGGCAACGAGATGGACGGCCCCTGGCAGACGGGCCACAAGACCGCGCGGGAGTACGGCCGTATCGCCGCCGAGACCGCCCGCGCGATGCGCCAGATCGACCCGGACGTCGAACTCGTCGCCTGCGGCTCCTCCAGCCAGTCCATGCCGACGTTCGCGGAGTGGGAGGCGACGGTCCTGGCGGAGACGTACGACCTCGTCGACTACATCTCCCTGCACGCCTACTACTGGCCCACCGACGGCGACTACGACTCCTTCCTCGCCTCCGCCGTCGACATGGAGTCCTTCATCGAGAACGTGATCGCCACCGCCGACCACGTGGGCGCGAAGCTCAAGTCCAAGAAGAGGATCAACCTCTCCTTCGACGAGTGGAACGTCTGGTACCTCCAGGAGTGGGAGGACTCCGCGAAGGCCGACCCGCTGAACTGGCCGGAGGCGCCGCGGCTGTTGGAGGACAAGTACAGCGTCATGGACGCGGTCGTCTTCGGCTCCCTCCTCATCGCCCTGCTCCGCCACGCCGACCGCGTCACCGTCGCCTGCCTCGCCCAGCTCGTCAACGTCATCGCCCCGATCATGACCGAGCCGGGCGGTCCGGCCTGGCGGCAGACGACCTTCTTCCCGTTCGCCCAGGCCTCGAAGTACGGGCGGGGCCAGGTGCTCGACGTACGGGTGGACTCGCCGACGTACGAGACGAAGAAGTACGGCGAGGCGGACCTGCTGCACGCGACGGCGGTGCGGGCCGAGGACGGGTCGGTGACGGTCTTCGCGGTCAACCGGAGTCGTACGGAGGCGCTGCCGCTGGAAGTCGCGCTCAACGGGCTGGAGCTGACCCGGGTCGTCGAGCACAGTGTGCTGGCCGACGCGGACCCGGATGCGCGGAACACGCTGGAGGAGCCTGAGCGGGTCGCTCCGCGGGTGGTCGAGGGGGCCGCGCTTCAGGAAGGTGTGCTGAGCGTGGTCCTTGAGCCGCTGTCGTGGAATGTGATCCGGCTTGGCTGA
- a CDS encoding L,D-transpeptidase family protein, giving the protein MGMRTRTTALATAVVAVAGLAGTVSLPAHAAAGSTKAAAASSYYLHFDKISNTNSRLYLKKSVPGTDRIIKSYRAGSGVSTNECTRNKGWLPTKSYTIKKWNTSYNGSFIKGYAFQLNDTKCKNGTPRTELFIHSEMTRGGGQGSTEPTRWDGVGDYKSAGCIKMSPNDIKDLYKRARAVGFPSKLVVTN; this is encoded by the coding sequence ATGGGCATGCGTACCCGCACCACAGCCTTGGCGACCGCGGTCGTCGCCGTCGCCGGACTCGCCGGCACCGTCTCGCTCCCGGCGCACGCCGCAGCGGGGAGCACGAAGGCGGCCGCGGCCTCCAGCTACTACCTGCACTTCGACAAGATCTCGAACACCAACTCGCGGCTGTACCTGAAGAAGAGCGTCCCGGGCACGGACCGGATCATCAAGTCCTACCGTGCGGGCTCGGGCGTCTCCACCAACGAGTGCACCCGCAACAAGGGCTGGCTACCCACGAAGTCGTACACGATCAAGAAGTGGAACACGAGCTACAACGGCAGCTTCATCAAGGGGTACGCCTTCCAGCTCAACGACACCAAGTGCAAGAACGGCACCCCGCGCACCGAGCTGTTCATCCACAGCGAGATGACCCGCGGCGGCGGCCAGGGCTCCACCGAGCCCACCCGCTGGGACGGCGTCGGCGACTACAAGTCCGCGGGCTGCATCAAGATGTCCCCGAACGACATCAAGGACCTGTACAAGCGCGCCAGGGCGGTCGGCTTCCCGTCGAAGCTCGTGGTGACCAACTGA
- a CDS encoding ABC transporter substrate-binding protein: MRHKARTIVAATAALGLTAGLSGCGGNADAESETVSLTVIATNYGDSVHKNSEGYWDRVALAFGAEHPGINVNVEVHAPDEVDEKVSELVEQGKAPDIVQTDGYSEYAARDLLYSADDVLSVPVQASFVPSLANAGEMDRAQYGLPFTASTRLLYYNKDLFRQANLNPPETWGELLAAARVLKTQGVKYPIAVPLGPEEAEAETLMWLLAGDGGYTDTTNSYDIASATNVATLTWLKEKLVGEGLTGPVAPGELNRGAAVDAFLTGDAAMVNGPLSLIRQIEDSSDSVPYGTVPLPSRDGKETPAMGTADWVIAFKNDDRREAIGQFLDFLYDDKYVIEQASEYELLPVTTSAADTMRADKKHRSHWNGLDTLQNLRLYPVAETNWSEVAAAIRERIGGAVTPDGNPKAVLESIARATK, from the coding sequence GTGCGCCACAAGGCCCGGACGATCGTGGCGGCCACGGCCGCGCTGGGACTCACGGCCGGGCTGTCCGGCTGCGGCGGGAACGCGGACGCGGAGTCGGAGACGGTCTCCCTCACGGTCATCGCGACCAACTACGGCGACAGCGTCCACAAGAACTCCGAGGGCTACTGGGACCGCGTCGCCCTCGCGTTCGGCGCCGAGCACCCTGGCATCAATGTGAACGTCGAGGTCCACGCCCCGGACGAGGTCGACGAGAAGGTCTCCGAGCTGGTCGAACAGGGCAAGGCGCCGGACATCGTGCAGACGGACGGCTACTCCGAGTACGCCGCGCGGGACCTCCTCTACAGCGCGGACGACGTGCTGTCGGTCCCGGTCCAGGCCTCCTTCGTACCGAGTCTCGCGAACGCCGGTGAGATGGACCGGGCGCAGTACGGCCTGCCGTTCACCGCGAGCACCCGGCTGCTCTACTACAACAAGGACCTGTTCCGGCAGGCGAACCTGAATCCGCCGGAGACGTGGGGCGAACTCCTCGCGGCCGCCCGCGTGTTGAAGACGCAGGGTGTGAAGTACCCGATCGCCGTGCCGCTCGGCCCGGAGGAGGCGGAGGCCGAGACGCTGATGTGGCTGCTGGCCGGTGACGGCGGCTACACCGACACCACCAACAGCTACGACATCGCCTCCGCCACCAATGTGGCGACGCTGACCTGGCTGAAGGAGAAGCTGGTCGGTGAGGGGCTCACCGGCCCGGTCGCCCCCGGCGAGCTGAACCGCGGCGCGGCCGTCGACGCGTTCCTCACCGGTGACGCGGCCATGGTCAACGGCCCGCTGTCGCTGATCCGCCAGATCGAGGACTCCTCCGACTCCGTGCCCTACGGCACCGTCCCGCTGCCGAGCCGCGACGGCAAGGAGACGCCGGCCATGGGCACCGCGGACTGGGTCATCGCGTTCAAGAACGACGACCGCCGCGAAGCCATCGGCCAGTTCCTCGACTTCCTCTACGACGACAAGTACGTGATCGAGCAGGCCTCCGAGTACGAACTGCTCCCCGTCACCACGTCCGCCGCCGACACCATGCGTGCCGACAAGAAGCACCGGTCCCACTGGAACGGCCTCGACACCCTCCAGAACCTCCGCCTCTACCCCGTCGCCGAGACCAACTGGTCCGAGGTCGCCGCCGCGATCCGCGAGCGGATCGGTGGGGCGGTGACACCGGACGGGAACCCGAAGGCGGTACTGGAGTCGATCGCGAGGGCGACGAAGTAG
- a CDS encoding RrF2 family transcriptional regulator: MRISARADYAVRAVLEVAVRQDSGPVKAEVIATVQEIPHKFLEGILGDLRRGGLVTSRRGGSGGYRLAREPAAITVADVIRAVDGPIVSVRGERPTGLTYTGSAEPLLPLWIALRANVRRILEGVTVADIAAGTLPEPVKALAAEPAAWENP; encoded by the coding sequence ATGAGGATCTCGGCACGGGCGGATTACGCCGTACGCGCGGTACTGGAAGTGGCCGTACGGCAGGACAGCGGGCCGGTGAAGGCGGAAGTCATCGCGACCGTGCAGGAGATTCCGCACAAGTTCCTGGAGGGGATCCTCGGGGACCTGAGGCGTGGCGGCCTCGTCACCAGCCGACGGGGCGGCAGCGGCGGGTACCGACTGGCACGCGAACCCGCCGCCATCACCGTCGCCGATGTGATCCGAGCCGTCGACGGACCCATCGTGTCGGTGCGGGGGGAGAGGCCGACCGGGCTGACCTACACCGGGTCCGCCGAACCGTTGCTGCCGTTGTGGATCGCGCTGCGGGCCAACGTGCGCCGCATCCTGGAGGGCGTCACCGTGGCGGACATCGCCGCAGGCACCCTCCCCGAGCCGGTGAAGGCGCTGGCGGCGGAGCCGGCGGCCTGGGAGAACCCGTAG
- a CDS encoding toxin-antitoxin system, toxin component has protein sequence MGIAGLRGAVGRVRAALSPSRSAAEMRKLTAGLSKAVRGRLDAPVDVRELGAALCAEMSARRGGRPVKLWFERFPDGIGVTGLWMEFPDFDLVIVEERAETVQQLVILGHELWHMHAGHCHRHLPGADAAALALSGEPGDGASALPPFSPEFSAALGHGGTPIAARNGSHESDEQEAEDFGHRLATAFRSWVDTGQGGLADPADPADPVGQAIQASLGYRRHRR, from the coding sequence ATGGGGATCGCGGGCCTGCGCGGAGCCGTGGGCAGGGTTCGGGCGGCGCTGTCGCCGTCCCGGTCCGCCGCCGAGATGCGGAAGTTGACGGCCGGCCTCAGCAAGGCGGTGCGGGGGAGGTTGGACGCACCCGTCGACGTACGTGAGTTGGGTGCGGCGCTGTGTGCGGAGATGAGTGCGCGGCGTGGCGGGCGGCCGGTGAAGCTGTGGTTCGAGCGGTTTCCCGACGGGATCGGGGTGACCGGGTTGTGGATGGAGTTCCCGGACTTCGACCTGGTGATCGTCGAGGAGCGCGCCGAGACGGTGCAGCAACTGGTCATCCTCGGCCATGAGTTGTGGCACATGCACGCCGGGCACTGTCATCGCCATCTGCCGGGCGCGGACGCCGCCGCGCTCGCGCTGTCCGGTGAGCCGGGCGACGGCGCGTCCGCGCTGCCGCCGTTCTCCCCCGAGTTCTCGGCGGCGCTCGGGCACGGCGGGACCCCCATCGCGGCCCGTAACGGCTCGCACGAGTCCGACGAGCAGGAGGCCGAGGACTTCGGGCACCGGCTCGCCACCGCCTTCCGTTCCTGGGTGGACACCGGGCAGGGCGGGCTCGCCGATCCGGCCGATCCGGCCGACCCCGTCGGGCAGGCCATCCAGGCGTCCCTGGGCTACCGCAGGCACCGGAGATAA